One segment of Coffea arabica cultivar ET-39 chromosome 7c, Coffea Arabica ET-39 HiFi, whole genome shotgun sequence DNA contains the following:
- the LOC113698148 gene encoding probable glutathione S-transferase parC, whose amino-acid sequence MAGDKVVVLGTYGSMFSMRVQVALAEKGIEYENKEEDLANKSPLLLEVNPVHKKIPVLIHNGKPVCESLIIVQYIDEVWHDKNPLLPSDPYQRAQARFWADFVDKKVYDCGRRIWATKGEEKEAAKKEFIGIMKTLEGELGNKPYFGGEDFGYVDVALIPFYCWFHAYENFGNFKTETECPKLVEWAKRCMQRESVSKSLADPHKIYEFVVSLKKKLGIE is encoded by the exons ATGGCCGGTGACAAGGTGGTTGTGTTGGGTACATATGGGAGCATGTTTAGCATGAGAGTCCAAGTTGCTCTGGCCGAAAAAGGCATCGAGtatgaaaacaaagaagaagacTTGGCTAACAAGAGCCCACTTCTTCTTGAGGTGAACCCTGTTCACAAGAAAATCCCAGTTCTGATTCATAATGGAAAGCCTGTTTGCGAGTCCCTTATCATTGTTCAGTACATAGATGAAGTGTGGCATGACAAGAATCCCTTGCTGCCATCTGATCCTTACCAGAGAGCTCAAGCTAGGTTCTGGGCTGACTTCGTTGacaaaaag GTTTATGATTGTGGAAGGAGGATCTGGGCCACAAAGGGAGAAGAAAAGGAGGCAGCCAAGAAGGAATTCATAGGGATTATGAAAACATTGGAAGGAGAACTTGGAAATAAGCCTTACTTTGGAGGGGAAGACTTTGGATATGTGGATGTGGCTTTGATTCCTTTCTACTGTTGGTTCCATGCCTATGAGAACTTTGGGAATTTCAAGACAGAAACGGAGTGTCCAAAGCTGGTGGAATGGGCCAAAAGATGCATGCAGAGGGAGAGCGTTTCCAAGTCCCTTGCTGATCCTCACAAGATTTACGAATTTGTTGTGTCCTTGAAGAAGAAGCTTGGGATCGAATAA